A region of the Salvia hispanica cultivar TCC Black 2014 unplaced genomic scaffold, UniMelb_Shisp_WGS_1.0 HiC_scaffold_62, whole genome shotgun sequence genome:
AAAGAGTTTACTACTACCACTAAACATTATAGTCACAGTAACGTTGCATATAACATCTCTTGAAACGATTACACGACAAATATGTTATTCGTAACTAAATCTTTATTCATATGCAACAGTCGGAGCTCAGAAGTAATACATCATCAAGAAGAGTGTAGGCAACATTTATGTACTACTCctatcttttttcttaattactcCAATCATATATTTTCGTCAATGGAAAAGGTTGAGGATAATCACTGAAATAAATACCATCATTCTTTGCTACCCACCACGAATCGTGTGTGGATCATGCAAagaatttttcatgaaaaacatCAAAAGCTTTGTCCTCTGAATCCCACCAGAGATGACAGTAGAATAACGTAGTCGAAAAGAAGTTTTTACAAAAGCTCcattcatatttttggttgGCCGAGATGGTATGAAATCCAAGGTCGTCATCTTTAGATGCACAATGAATATTCAACGATGTTGAATTTGAAACGAGATTATTGAGGATATAAACGTGATGTTTTGTTGTAGCAAAACAACCATCCACAACCTCTCGCAAAAAGAAGACTTCCACACATAGAAACAACAAGATGATTTTATACATTGTAGATCTGCTTATTTGGTTAAATATTGTCCAAagaattcaatttatattgttgtttttcttttgagATATATGGTAgtgaaattcaatttaaagaaAGAAGCTATTAGTTTGGGcttattttggaaatttgcttgaataaattattcaatttttggtaTTCACAAGTCAAGGTTTAAATTTTAGGAACTTGTGATAATCAAGTACGAAATAGTTGAGTCGATCAATGATAATTAAGATTTTATACTGTAATCTTTGCGttttaatagaaaaaacaGCATGCATGCTCCGGTATATACAAACTTTACAGCCGTATTTATATAAGGGTCAGTAGCTATTTAAATCTTAATCACAGTGataataattcatattctaatgagtttaaattgaattcaattattaaatttaattcaattaactGAAAAAATCCTATAAAGAGATGTACATGTCAAATCTTCTTAAATTCTTAGGCCgaatatatcaatatttggagatataaagaattaaacataaaacatagttttaccattttacataaaaaatcatatacgAACATTTTAATTCTAACAGTCTCCTTATGATTGATAATTGATTCCCATAAATAAGATAGGTTATTTATTTAGAGTGAAAATAAGATAGGTTATTTATTTAGAGTGAAAATAAGATAGGTTATTTATTTAGAGGGAAAATCAGTGCGAAAATGAAATgctaataattcaaaattcattttcaagTCACTCGCGCCAACGCgccaaaaattgaaaaaccaGAATCCAATCATCCTCTAATCTCCACCGTCAGTTTCTAGGTACTATCTGAACGGCTAATAATGTCGATCCGCTCCAACTAAATTTCACCAATCACATTCCGCCCCTCTTTTCCTATATAACAAACCCTACTCTCCAACATCACTCATCACCTccatttcaattcaattcaatccaATTCAATTCCGATCCGAATTCCAATccaaactctctctctctgaaaaTGGCGCCGAAGGCTGAGAAGAAACCCGCGGAGAAGAAGCCAGCCGCCGAGAAGGCCCCCACCGCCGAGAAAGCTCCGGCTGAGAAGAAGCCGAAGGCCGGGAAGAAGCTGCCGAAGGACGCCGGCGCCGCCTCCGCcgacaagaagaagaagaggaacaAGAAGAACGTGGAGACGTACAAGATCTACATCTTCAAGGTGCTGAAGCAGGTCCACCCGGACATCGGCATCTCCAGCAAGGCGATGGGGATCATGAACAGCTTCATCAACGACATCTTCGAGAAGCTCGCGCAGGAGTCGTCGCGGCTCGCGCGCTACAACAAGAAGCCTACCATCACTTCTCGAGAGATCCAGACCGCGGTGAGGCTGGTTCTGCCCGGTGAATTGGCGAAGCACGCCGTCTCTGAAGGGACAAAAGCTGTTACCAAATTCACTAGCTCCTAAATTCTCTGCTTTTGCTGCCCCTAaatacttttaatttgatggTTCATATTTGATTAGGGCATTTTAAGTGACTGTTTAGATCTAAAGTTTTACATCTGTTCttctcatttttgttttgtaatttcGTGCTAGAAATGTAATGAATGAACAGATCAGTTTGATGTTATGGCCAAATGTTTTTAACTTCGATGGAGatttgaaaacaatttgaaaGAGCAATgtgtattttagttttttattttgaatttgggctgcaaattagaaatttctgGATTTTTAGCAGTAAAGTAATATGCTGTTAAAAGGTAAATGACTGGATTCATTTCACTGTATCCTTTGATTAAATATTCCTCTAAAATGAAATCCATATCTAATTGGACGAAGGGAGAAATTTAGGGAGTCTGCTCAAGTAATTTTCTATCTAAAAAGACTATCTTAGaccaaatttgattattttgattaattgctGGCAAAGAACatgatttattcattttccaATCTTTTTAAATAGGTACTAACTGGACGTACGTAtagatcaaatattttattaaaaatactttCTTGTTCATATATTTGGTGGGAATATCTTTCATCAGGAACGATCAGGGAGTTTCACTCATGAATTTGTTGTCTTGTAGAGTTGAAAGAGTTGTTTTTAGCCTGAATTGAA
Encoded here:
- the LOC125199675 gene encoding histone H2B-like, which codes for MAPKAEKKPAEKKPAAEKAPTAEKAPAEKKPKAGKKLPKDAGAASADKKKKRNKKNVETYKIYIFKVLKQVHPDIGISSKAMGIMNSFINDIFEKLAQESSRLARYNKKPTITSREIQTAVRLVLPGELAKHAVSEGTKAVTKFTSS